AAAACTAACTAACATTTGTTAGGTGTAAATTTAAAAAGATTTTGGAAGGTGACAAAATTTTTATGATTTTCGTCATATTTTGAATGATTCTAAATAACCTGCCTGAAATTGTGAGCTGTTAAGACACAGAAGTTTAATACTGTGACCTTCGATTGTCAGAAGAGCAAAGAGGGTCTTATCTATTCTGGTTTCCTAAAAGTCCATAAAGGATCTTATCCCTTATTTCTTCTGTAATTTCATCTGTAGAATCACTGTTTCTTTTGAACCAGAAATAGGAATTGTTAAGCGTATGAAGAATAAATCTTGTAGTAAATGACGGGGATTTCAGTTCCCATTTTTCAGCCTGATAAATTTCTGAGATCAGCGATTCCACTTCCTGCTGATAATTTTTCCTGAGTTCTACAAATTCGGGAAGTCTTTCTTCCAGGTGTCTCCACTCATTGGAATAGATATGAGTAACATCTCTGTTTTTAAGAACAACAGACAGGTGTTTATCCAGAAAAAGGTTCAGTTTTTCTTTGGGTTCAATCTCAGTATTTTTAACCTCCTGAAGCTCATCGAAAAACTCCTGAGCAATCCCAAAGCAGATCCATTCCAGAATTTCTTCCTTTGAACGGATATGTGCATACAGCGATGCCGCCTTGATATTGAGTTTCGTAGCGAGATCCCTTACAGAGCTTCCCATATAACCTTTCTCTTTGAAAAGTTCTACGGCTACGTCTAATATTTTTCTTTGTTTTTCTTTAAGTTCCATATTTCTCAGTTTCCTGGAAGGGCTTTACGATTCCGTACCGTTTTCAGTAAAAAGAACAATACCATACCTACTACAATAAGATTTACGGCTGCCACATCTCTTAAAAAACTGTCATTACTATAGTATTCACCCTGAATGTATGGTATCTCAAACTGGCGATCCTGCAAACTCCCAAACACTTTATAAACTACAATAGCGATAAAAGGAACCACAAAAGGAAAGCCTAAAATAAGTACATTCAGTGCCACTGCAGACAGATTTTTCCTGTATCCGGATACAAGAATGAGCAACACGAAAATAATTAATTCCGCGAGCAAAGCTATCAAAAAATTTTTAAAGT
This genomic interval from Chryseobacterium arthrosphaerae contains the following:
- a CDS encoding TetR/AcrR family transcriptional regulator codes for the protein MELKEKQRKILDVAVELFKEKGYMGSSVRDLATKLNIKAASLYAHIRSKEEILEWICFGIAQEFFDELQEVKNTEIEPKEKLNLFLDKHLSVVLKNRDVTHIYSNEWRHLEERLPEFVELRKNYQQEVESLISEIYQAEKWELKSPSFTTRFILHTLNNSYFWFKRNSDSTDEITEEIRDKILYGLLGNQNR